The sequence below is a genomic window from Acanthochromis polyacanthus isolate Apoly-LR-REF ecotype Palm Island chromosome 14, KAUST_Apoly_ChrSc, whole genome shotgun sequence.
TCGATCACTACAAAACTACACCAAGGTACACAATGGAGTAATTTATCCATATGTATTTGAACCAGGAAcaaattctgaagaagaagaatgacacCAAAAGCAACAACCCagaagttgacaggattggttcgtAAATctctgtttttgagactgtcattgtTCAAGGGGAAAATGTTCAGCTACGGCTACTTATTTTGCTCTTAATGTGTCTTTTAGCATCTacaaaacaccatatggacacacaaatatggttaaaaaaagtaCAACTTGGTTTCAAAGTGCATTTGATTTCCTGTAGTTGAATCTATACACTATGGTTGAATCTCACCTTCTCTTCACCTGCATAACCGGCatagctgtcatttttaaaatgcagtcaTGGACAAATCCTAACTTGTCCTGTACCATTAAGATAATAACACACTGCTTAGGTTAACAGTATTTTCCATCGGCCTAGAAAGACGTGCCCTGAGTCAGTGTTGAGTACACCTGGCTGAAatccagtatttttttctcctgaaagTACACGCCGCAAAATTGTCTCCATGCAGATGCTGACAAACAGATAATACATTTAGTAAAAGTTGTTATTCATTGGTCAGTGAAAGGGCAAAATATTCATATAGATTCCAAGCTTTTTTGACCATGCATGTTTACACCTTTCATactttgctgtaaaaaaaaaaaaaaagaaagaaacatatAGAGGCTTTTTTATGCTTTGTTACCTAAACCTAATTGTATGCATAATCCTGTGTTACCATATACAACAACTTCAGCAACAGTTTTCGACTCAAGACAGAACCTACATTTCTTCTGAGAACGGTGTGTTGTGCATCACATGAAATAATTGTGTTACCCTTTTCTCTTAATGGATTTCACATGATTGGTCCTTTAATTAACTGGTTGTTGAAGTAGCCAGAAGTCTACGGGTCAGTTCATTATACATTATTCCACTCTTACAGCACTGGCACCTCACCACTGAAAATAGACACACTATGTCATCCTTCAATATGAGTGAGACACATAACAGAGACAGGACTGTGCACATCCTATAACTGTCCTTCTCTGCAggtctacaaacacacacacacacatgcacacacacactgaaagctCTCGTCTTTCCATCTGGTAAAGTGGGCTGTTGTGATTGATTTGTGGATTTGctccctctttttttctctccatttaaGTGAAATAATGTATGGAAGCAATCTGGCGacagacattttggaaaatctATTTGAAATCATTTCAGTTGAAGCCATGGCAGTTTGTCTTCTTAGCGGAGAGGAGCAAAGTATAATTGTCTGCAGTCTAGTAAAACACAGTATAACTGCCATCACACTTGACTGAGCTTATAGCCAGCTAGTCCCATGGCCTCTAGAAGATAGAGCAGTTAATGTTCCCTTTTATTTTAGAGGATATGTCACTTGTATCGCAGATTTATACCATGATACAGCAATTTTGTCCAAACAGATGGATAATGGTGTCACCAGCAAAAAGCCCTGTTTTTATTGAGTTTAGAGCATATTGTTTAGATAGGGGACTGTGTTGAACAGCTCCGCCAGCCCTTTCTCTCTTTATCTCTCTAATCTTGCCAGTATtagatttgatcatttttgtttgaaGGAGGAAAATGTGGCTGTAATGGTTTCCTAATAGCAAACACAGGGGATACAAATCCAGGGACCCTGTTCTGTAGTGCTTCCATAAGCACCACTGATTTATAGAGGTCTTTATGACAGAAAGGAAAATGATCCGCTGCAGGTATAAATCAGGTGAGGAGTAGGAAATTGAACTTAGATATCATCTTGTCAGATGCTTAATGCTCTTCCTCCTGTCACATTCGATAGGACCAATTTGGAGAATCCTGCAGAGGTAAAAAGAAGACAATTAACAATGACAGTGTGGTAATAGATGAAGCTATAAAATGAACCTGCTGCCTGCAGGATGCTTTGTATGATTTCCACATGAGGTAGTGGAAGGGGTCTGTTGTCTTAGCCTTCCATTTATTCTctactttttgttttggtggCATCCTTTGTAAAAAGAATATGTGATATTAGAGTATTTAAGGATAATGTTTGTGGTCTGGTTGTACTCTGTATTTGAGTTATTATCCTGCAAATGACAGGACTTGTAAATTTAGGttaatgctgtttttatgttattGATCCTCAcactaaattaaattaatcaataaatcagttgccaagtagaaaaaaatatgcatgtacagaaacattaaaacccacaaacaactaacaaacaaacaaaccagtaaAGTGCTGGAATCTAGCTGCTCCATTTTAAGTTGTTAGGACGATGaggaaatgtgtgtttgcatgccgtctctcctaaagCGTGTCCTCCTCTGCTATGGTATATATTTTAGATTGTTTGCAGTAATAACTGTCCAACTGTATCAGCGCTCAAACAGATGCCATCGCTCAGTGGCATAATGAGTTCAAGATAGGACAGAGAATGACAATGCTCTCTGATCCCTGAATGTCACTCTGGTATAAACCACAACACAGCGGTTTATTGCCGGCATCATGCATTCAGCAGCACGCAATGATTTGACAGATAGAATGtggaggaggggggaaaaaaaacacagaaagccaTCCATCTGGGGTGTGTAGGTTTCAAATGActtgaatttgaaaaaaaaaagaaagaaaagctaaTTTCTTGAAAGCTGATGACCTTTTGTGGAAAGCTTTGTCAAGTGGCAATTCAAGCTCAAGCACCTAAAGAGCTTTACAGTAATAACCAGAGATCCACTGCTCGGGAAGCATCACCCCTCGCAGCTCATCAAGCCAAGCGCTTGTATAATCTAATTTGATTTTAATGCTTCTCTGAAGGAGATTGTGCTCTTATTACTGTGTAATGATGCTGTTGTCAAGAGCCAGTGGTGATGTCTAATATCGCAACCATGTTAACTACTTCTGTGACACTCTTCGCAGCATTTTCCACATTGTCTCCAGTGCACAATGGCTATGTGCTGTATATTTATGACTTTGTTGTTCTTCCTGTTGCATTCTGCTTCGTGACTGACAGAAGCATAGTAAATCTTTAAAACTCCCTTCCTTATTACCTTTGTCTGATATGGTACTTTTTTCGTATTCAGTACAGTAGATAGAGCATAACGATGAAGGTCTAAGCTGAGATGAGGAGAATTTTGAAGTGCTCACACTCGGGGGCAGCAAATGGAAAAGTGACAAGCCTGGTGCACTTGTCTATTTTACTTATTCTGTGCCTCTGTTTCATATTCTGCCTCGCACCGCGGGGTTATTTTCCTCCAGGGTTCAGGAGGGCACGCTCTTTCATTTCTTCAGAAAATTGTTTCGCAGGATTTCAATCTTTGGCTGCTAGATATGACAAAACACAATATCAAGAACACTTATGTTTCTTATCTGCCATTTTTTCTGGGTATAAATAAAAGATCAGTATAAATTTAAGTCAAGTGGCCTCGAATGCACATGTGAGAGATGAGTATGAAAAGAACTATGAACCTTGGGACAGCCCCACTGTACATTTTCATCGCTTGCTCAAAATTACCTTGGCACTAGGgctttgtgtgtcatttgtcATCCTTGAAAATCAATTAGTGTTTCCACGATAGCAATCCAGATGTAATCCTACCAACTTTCGGGCGATTTGACTCAAAAAGCTGAGAGTGTGTCTTTAAATTTGACATTATGTAAACACTATTTCTCTGAATTGTTCGTGTAATAGGCTGAGATGGTGGTCAATTAAGCGCCGACTATGAtaactacagtaaaaaataagatAGCTCAAGCGCCATCCCAAATATTGATTGTGCCTAAATAGCCCTTCTATTTGCCACCCGATAAAAATCATCACACATACAAATGCTAGTACCAGTGTAACTGTAATACCTTTAAAGGCAAAGCTGTTTAACTGCAGTCGAGAACCCAATTTCACTATTCTGTTATCATTCATCTGTCTGCAAAAGTCTTcatgtattaaaaaagacaagATAAACACAAAGCTGAATGCTGCTACATTGGATTGAAAACCTTCTACACAGATAATTTTACTGACTGTGAAGTATAAACTGTCAAGAAATGATTCAGTGCTGTACAATCCAAAATATtactcaaacacacattttcaaaccacACAGCACAGAGATCTGTGATATATTACTTATGATGATGCACATATGTGCAGGCTATGTATACTGAACAACCTCCCCAGTGGTGTGAAAACATCCAAACGTTGTCCTATTGATGTcccatttttttccccgttcGGCTCTTGTCAGAGGTCAACCTCAAACAGCATGCGGTGGAATCAGGCGTTACTGTTGGTGTCACATTGATGCATTACAAGGCCCAGGAGGTCACGTCTCTGTAAACATACATTATCAAAACCCATAGAAGATGTGGGATGTTGACCTCACCAATAGTTTACGGTGTATCTTCAGGGGAAAAGGGTCACGTGATGGCAAAGAGCAACTTGGTAGCCACAATGACTTTCTTGTTGCAAATGAAGAGGGTCAAGCAATCAAGACTGGTCAGGCTCTGTGTCAGCACCATTATCTTACACTGTCTGAAATGATCAATgagctaaaataaaatgatcacaaGCTAAAATTGGCCTGCTAATGAAAATGGACTGTTTAAATATGGGCCTTGGTGAGAAGCTGGACAGAGAAGAAAATGGGCACCGgtttaaaatacagcaaatacaAGAAGACACAATACAGGTAACAGAAATAAATGGGGGCTGTTAGTGCGGCTGCTCATGTTATTTTGAAGTTAATGTGGAATCGCTCTTAAAATGCAGCAGTCATCAACTTTACTTTAGTATATATAGAAACATGTATCCAGATGAAGATCTGCTCTCATAAGTTTATTTAGTAATATTTTTACAGCAAAGGAATTCATACATTCAGTCAGCAAATGCGGTCATTTAAGACTGAAAACACTTCAATGACTTTATTGTCtatatgtaaaaatgtttttagcaACAACCCTCTGAAGCAGAGGCTTAAAATATAAAAGGCACTTATGGCAGGTGCACAGTACTCACATAAAtttgcttttctctcttttagcAATAAATACATACTGTCTGTGCATTCCTATTGCGGTACCATATTTGTGTAAACATGTTAGCACCTCTGTGCTGCAACGTACCCCAGTTAACACCGTCATGAAAGGTTCAGCATTatagaaaaatatttataaataatttCCCATAAATAAAACTTTCCCCACAATATAGTTTTTGTTTACCATTAACCTAGATAGAATAATGTCAGAAATTcagtcaaaaacaaataaaatatagaaagaaaagaaaacactgaaacagactTTTCCTaaacaacatcaaaaacaacaaaatgaattcAGTCTAATCTGTTATGAACATATAATCACACTGAATAAGGGGGTTTGGCAGCTGCTATCAAACGTTAGCGCTAagcaatttcattttcagttcattACTATTGCTCGAGCTATAAAAGCAAATAAAGGGCATTCTGTAATCTGAGAAGCACATTAACAGCTGGGTTGTTATTGTGCTATTCAAACTTACGGCATTTACTTAGAAGCTAACTGCTAttacgttgttttttttttaaagaaagaacaaaGTTCCAGCCTGACTTGTGTTGAAATCACCACTCTTTTGCTTTATTCCACTTCCATGGCAGACGAATCATGCTCTTCGTCAGATTTCTCAGAGGGCAGGTCTTGTGACTCTGGGGTGTTTTGCCTGTCTGACGCAGAACTCAGCTCTGTGGTTGTTGGTGTGTCTGGCTCTGGGGTATCTGTTCCAGCAGGGACATCAGCAAGCTTGGTTTTCTCTGATAATTAGAGATAGTTTTTCAGTATAGGTTTGAATGCACTTCAAACaagcattaaaaaatacaggaaagagaGGAAAATGCCTGTTGTATGCAACCACAagagaattttattttatatataaatctGCTTTAACATTTTAGAGTCATATGGACTGTGTGGACAAAAGCTGCTTTAGTCATCATCACCTAAAACATTCTGCACGTCATCCATGTAGGCACCAGACGATGGCAACGGGGCCTCAGATGACATCTTCAGTTCACCGGTCACCTCGGGGAGTCTCGGTGCCTGAGGCCTGGTCTTTCTTGCAGGGTTCAAGAAATAACAATATGCACACCGGAATGCTGTAACACCACAAATAAAATATAGTTTATGTAACCCCATTAATGCATTCCGAAACAGACATAGATTAATATATATGAATATGAAGCGATGACAAAAAGTGCCTGAGATGCATAAACATTTCAGATTGATGTGTAGCACCACTTTGCATATTCAATCTTGTTCCGATTTTGCTTATAGGAGTTGGTCGTGGCAGAAGCATTTAAGAGCCATATGATATACTACGCTGCCAAATGCTGGAGGGCAAATGAAGGCACAGTGTTTGATGGAGACTGACAAAGGGTGCTGCGATTCTCAAAGTCTCACCGATGTATTCGAATTCTTCTTTTAATGCCATGCCGTTATGGGACAGACACTGCTGACATATGAGAGCATATCTACGAGAAAGGAAAGACAATCCAGTGAAGACAGTGAACAGTACGTGAACTGGCATTACATGACGtacagaataaaaatgttttgattaaaaacatgGAATTAGTTCACTGTTACTTTTAGAAGGCTATCTGCACTGTAAGACTAATCTCACAAGCAAAACATctggcagatttttaatttataaaatGTATCATACTAAGTgatttattacttttttgtaATATGCAAAAGAAACTACATCAAACACAGACTGTGCATGTTTTAGGCCATGGAGATTGTTGTGTACCTGTTCTGAGGGCCATCTCCAACAAGATACTCAATGACTCTGTCCATAGCCCCCCGTTCCTTTGGGAGGACGGGTCTGGCCAGTGGTGGTCCTGGGGGGTGCATCCCTGCACAACATCAATGCTTGTTAGACACAGTCTGCAGTCTAAAACGCAGACTTCAATGAACAGAAGGCAGCTTACAGTAACAACTCTgtgaaactgcttttttttttttgcataaaccatgatgaatttgacaaaaacctGCCCCTTTTTCTTAATGACTTAACGTCAGCTCTCACTTGCAAAGCACGTCCCGGGTCCCTGCTGTGTGGGTGAGTAGTAATTAATATAATCTAACATCAAGAGCAATCATAGGAAGATGACTGGTCATTTCTGTGAGACTTGGCAGAGTCTCAGTATCCTGCTGGTTATTAATTTACCAACATATGGAAACTCTGTGGTGACTCTTTGTATCAAATTGCTTTTCACTTTCAATTTTCAACAGAAGCAGGTGATAACATCAAGTCATGTAAACCATTTGTGAGGTGTTCCCAATGCCAAAGGCAATTTCAGTAAGCATTAAAAGACATTTAGTGAGATTCCACCACCGTTGCCCAGAGAACAAACGCAGGTCTGGCTAATTAATCATAGTTAATGTAATTTTGCATCGTGCATATCTCACAGTTGGCATTCCACATGGCAATTACAGCATGCAGCTTCCTCTACTCTGCAAGCACATTTCCTTTACTGTTTCAacctatttacattttttctattGAGTGGTCATAGTCCAGAAGTAATTAATACTGAATATTCAATACCTCTACACTCCACAGATGTCTTCCACATACACATTTTTATCTCGTTGCCTATCTGTTTTAAATCTTTATAAGCTGCTAAAGACTTGTATGAATATAATTTCTTACAGTATGTAAAAGTTGCAGCCAATTTCCAGTGTCGGTTCACAACTTTACACCTCTTCAAGAAACGTTTGGACCTTTTAATAAGATGGTTTAATCATACATTCCTACAATTACCCACTACAACTACGGCATAACATACCACAGCCCTGCTGACAACACACACCACAGAGCTTTGAGCAACAAGGGACACAGAGCCAGGGAAGAGTAAATCACACCTTAATCGACCACATTATGATCCGGTCCCCCTGTGTGCAGGTAACTCACCGACTCCTGGAACAGGTGTTCCAGGGGTCACAGGCTTCCTCATCAAGCTCTGCTGAGCAGCCATAGCTGACAGGCTCCTCTCTGGGGGTCCACCTGGAGCAGAGTGGGAAGATCGTCCAGGATAGGTGGGCCCAGAGGCAAGAGGAGGGCGGGCAGCAGCAGCGTTTGCAGGATTCACCATCACTGGGGGGGTCTTTGGGATGACATTACGCTGGCGAAGCTctaacacagaaaacattgcaGGTTTGCTTAACAATAGAAAGAAATGCCAGAGCAGAAGTAGGGCAAATGGTGCAGTCTTCTGAAGAAGCTTCAAAACTCAAGGCTACCTTGTCCTGGTTTTGGAGTCATCTGAGGTCCGGCTGGAGTGGATTCAAGTTCCTACAAGCAGATAATGATTTAACACAAAAAGTGCATAAAACCAACACAGTTAGTTTGGCttacataaatttaaaaaacaaaataactcaCGTGTTTTCTCTTGGAATCAGGATCAAATCTCTCCAAtatcattttagcatttttatacGTCTCAGTTTCCATGACTTCttcaa
It includes:
- the lnpa gene encoding endoplasmic reticulum junction formation protein lunapark-A, with product MGAVFSRWRAKPSTVEILEGIDKDIQILEDYSEKYQRQLKIWVGRLLLYSSLLWITSIVVYFWYLPEQLMGRLILSLPFLIFPLLVWLLRKLLIVLFSRRTEKNNDKLEDLKAQKRKILEEVMETETYKNAKMILERFDPDSKRKHELESTPAGPQMTPKPGQELRQRNVIPKTPPVMVNPANAAAARPPLASGPTYPGRSSHSAPGGPPERSLSAMAAQQSLMRKPVTPGTPVPGVGMHPPGPPLARPVLPKERGAMDRVIEYLVGDGPQNRYALICQQCLSHNGMALKEEFEYIAFRCAYCYFLNPARKTRPQAPRLPEVTGELKMSSEAPLPSSGAYMDDVQNVLEKTKLADVPAGTDTPEPDTPTTTELSSASDRQNTPESQDLPSEKSDEEHDSSAMEVE